A portion of the Nitratidesulfovibrio termitidis HI1 genome contains these proteins:
- a CDS encoding cytochrome b/b6 domain-containing protein, whose translation MTEQPAPRAAERKRGAADGSTCGLPPETGDRAGGEGGPEAGQARQGVSQPDDYERVGPSWRDDTCALCEEYRFLLQVLGSEAEVWKSLQQQFGIVTQRTQMVFGVGALAISVAGFSGHRLAAAGPFSGLTLMAGLVCILAGLFVALYGVVRVRWMSSLRGDTVEASFLRLLAVRNRKTRYFLWSLKLVIVGLVLYVAALGWFLYRASLGLVPLV comes from the coding sequence ATGACGGAACAGCCTGCGCCGCGCGCTGCGGAACGGAAGCGGGGCGCCGCGGATGGGTCCACCTGCGGCCTGCCGCCGGAGACCGGGGACCGCGCTGGCGGCGAGGGCGGCCCTGAGGCCGGACAGGCCAGGCAGGGCGTGAGCCAGCCCGACGACTACGAACGCGTCGGACCGTCCTGGCGCGACGACACCTGCGCCCTGTGCGAGGAATACCGTTTTCTGCTTCAGGTGCTGGGCAGCGAGGCAGAAGTGTGGAAAAGCCTGCAACAGCAGTTCGGCATCGTCACCCAGCGCACCCAGATGGTCTTTGGCGTGGGGGCGCTGGCCATTTCCGTGGCCGGGTTCTCCGGGCACCGGCTGGCGGCCGCCGGGCCGTTCAGCGGGCTGACCCTGATGGCCGGGCTGGTGTGCATCCTGGCCGGACTGTTCGTGGCGTTGTACGGCGTGGTGCGGGTGCGCTGGATGTCCAGCCTGCGCGGCGACACGGTGGAGGCCAGCTTTCTGCGGCTGCTGGCCGTGCGCAACCGAAAGACGCGCTATTTCCTGTGGTCGCTCAAGCTGGTCATCGTGGGGCTGGTGCTGTACGTGGCCGCGCTGGGCTGGTTTCTGTACCGGGCCTCGCTGGGACTGGTGCCGCTGGTGTAG